GAGAAGGTCCACGAGATGCTGGACGAGTACGCGTGGCTGCTGGAGCAGCTGCCCAAGGGCCGGCCGGTGCCGGCCCAGGTCACGGACATCCGCTGGATGATCGAGGAGCTGCGGGTCAGCTACTTCGCGCACGCCCTGGGCACGGCCCACCCGGTCTCCGACAAGCGGATCGTGAAGGCCATCGACGCGGCGGTTCCGTAGCCCGTTCGGCGGGCGCGCCGGGCGAGTTCGACCAGACCGCTGACCTGCTGTACAGTCTTCCTCGCAGCCACTGAAAAGCGGCCGCGAAGGTCCTGTGGAGCAGTTGGTTAGCTCGCCACCCTGTCAAGGTGGAGGTCGCGGGTTCAAGTCCCGTCAGGATCGCTTTAGAAGAAGGTCCGCACCGATCGGTGCGGACCTTCTTGCGTTCCCGGCGCCGAGGGACCAAGGTCCCGGCAAGGGGTGACCAACGGCGCGTCGACAGGCTGTCCCGAGGTGGAAGGCTGTTGAGTGACAAGAGTTTGACGATGTGACGGGTGTCACTCAATCCGTTTTCGGAAGTGCTTCGCTTACACCCTCCCTACATGCCTCCAATTTAATATGTGCAATTGCACGGGCTGGACGGGGCCGGCGGAGGGCATAAAAAGATCGCGCTGGACCCGGCGGAGTCCAGCGCGATCGACGACGGAGAACCTGTTGGGGCAGGTAGTTCGTCAGCAGAGCTTGGGGTGGGCGGACCGGATTGGGGGACCCGGCGCGTGCCCGGTGTTGCAGGTATTACGGGGTGTTGCGTAAGTCGCGAGCGCCTCAGGCCTCGCTGCGCTGCTGCGGAATGCCCGCCAGCAGAGCGCGAACCTCGGCCTCGCGGTACCGGCGGTGCCCACCCAGGGTGCGGATGGACGTGAGCTTGCCCGCCTTCGCCCAACGGGTCACCGTCTTCGGGTCCACGCGGAACATCGTGGCAACCTCGGCAGGGGTCAGCAGCGGCTCGGCATCAGGGGTGCGAGCGGTCATGAGCGGCCTCCTCGGGAGAACCGAACCATCTCGGTTCTTTCCTCTAAATTCTGCACCTTGACCCGCGTTGCCCGAAATGGCAGAAGCGGGCCGAGTCGGTTATAGGACGAACGGCTTGTCCTCGGCACTACAACTACACCATCCGTCCAGCCACGTCGGCCAAACCGATGGAATTGCCCTCGCAGGTGTTCATCAGCGGCGGAAGTCGATGGACCATGCCATAACGGACAGTCACGCCACTGTGACGATCAGTCACAGAGCGATCAGGAGTCCTCAGACCCCCCATAGAGTGCAATGCTGAGCGTTCCGCCCTTACTTGGACGGAAGGAACCCTCCCCGGACTCCTTGTCCTATTTTGGCACGAGGGTGGGTGATGGGCGCAAGGGTGCGGTAAGTGCTATCCGTCACGCTTGAGCCAAAGG
The DNA window shown above is from Streptomyces showdoensis and carries:
- the bldC gene encoding developmental transcriptional regulator BldC — protein: MTARTPDAEPLLTPAEVATMFRVDPKTVTRWAKAGKLTSIRTLGGHRRYREAEVRALLAGIPQQRSEA